One window of the Trifolium pratense cultivar HEN17-A07 linkage group LG2, ARS_RC_1.1, whole genome shotgun sequence genome contains the following:
- the LOC123906669 gene encoding protein DETOXIFICATION 9-like, with translation MESSREMSKEVKTPLLRSTSDDDDSSDEIESTFIQELKKVSFMAAPMVAVTVSQYLLQVVSLMMVGHLGILVSFSGVSIAMSFAEVTGFSVLLGMAGALETLCGQTYGAEEYGKLGNYTCCAILTLIAVCFPISLVWIFTDKILLMFSQDPGMSHVAREYCIYLIPGLFGYAVLQALIRYYQTQSMIFPMVFSSITSLFLHIPICWILVFKFGMGHIGAALAIGISYWLNVIWLWVYIKYSPSCQKTKIVFSTHALLYLPEFFKYAIPSGLMFCFEWWSFELLILIAGILPNPQLETSVLSVCLNTTTLHYFIPYAIGASASTRVSNELGAGNPKTAKGAVRVVVIIGIAEAIIVSTFFICFRNILGYAYSNDEQVVNYIADMVPLLCVSVSADSLIGALSGVARGGGFQQMGAYVNLGAYYLVGIPLGLLLGFHLKLNAKGLWMGTLSGSVLNVIILATVTALTDWQKEATKARERIVDQSIKSSNNSNTLVVVA, from the exons ATGGAAAGCTCTAGAGAAATGAGTAAGGAGGTGAAAACACCATTGCTAAGATCAAccagtgatgatgatgatagtagTGATGAGATTGAGAGTACATTTATTCAAGAACTGAAGAAGGTGAGTTTCATGGCAGCTCCAATGGTAGCTGTCACTGTttcacaataccttcttcaagtTGTTTCTCTTATGATGGTTGGACATCTTGGGATTCTTGTTTCATTCTCTGGTGTTTCCATTGCCATGTCTTTTGCTGAAGTCACTGGTTTCAGTGTCCTT TTGGGAATGGCTGGAGCATTGGAAACACTATGTGGACAAACATATGGTGCAGAGGAGTATGGAAAACTAGGAAACTACACTTGCTGCGCAATTTTAACTCTAATCGCGGTTTGTTTCCCTATATCTCTGGTGTGGATATTCACAGATAAAATCCTATTAATGTTTAGTCAAGACCCTGGAATGTCTCACGTAGCTCGTGAGTACTGCATATACCTCATTCCAGGTCTATTCGGCTATGCAGTTCTTCAAGCATTGATTCGCTATTACCAAACTCAGAGTATGATCTTTCCCATGGTTTTTAGCTCAATTACATCTCTATTTTTGCACATTCCTATTTGTTGGATTCTTGTGTTTAAATTTGGAATGGGACACATTGGAGCTGCTTTAGCTATTGGAATATCTTATTGGTTGAATGTGATTTGGCTTTGGGTTTATATTAAGTACTCTCCATCATGTCAAAAAACCAAGATTGTGTTTTCTACTCATGCTTTACTTTACCTACCAGAGTTCTTCAAATATGCTATTCCTTCTGGACTCATGTTTTG TTTTGAATGGTGGTCCTTTGAGCTGCTTATATTAATTGCTGGGATTTTACCTAATCCTCAACTTGAAACCTCAGTTCTTTCTGTCTG CCTGAATACTACCACATTGCATTACTTCATTCCATATGCTATTGGAGCTTCTGCAAG TACTCGTGTTTCGAATGAATTAGGAGCAGGGAATCCAAAGACAGCTAAGGGAGCTGTTCGAGTTGTTGTGATTATTGGAATAGCAGAGGCAATTATTGTCAGCACATTCTTCATTTGTTTTCGAAATATTTTAGGATATGCTTATAGCAATGATGAACAAGTTGTGAATTACATTGCCGATATGGTTCCTCTTCTTTGTGTTTCTGTTAGTGCGGATAGTCTAATCGGAGCACTCTCCg GGGTTGCTAGAGGAGGTGGATTTCAGCAAATGGGGGCATATGTGAACCTTGGAGCTTACTATCTTGTTGGAATTCCATTAGGTTTGTTATTAGGATTTCATCTAAAACTAAATGCAAAGGGTTTGTGGATGGGAACTCTATCAGGATCTGTTCTAAATGTCATTATACTAGCTACTGTAACCGCATTAACTGATTGGCAAAAAgag GCAACAAAAGCAAGGGAGAGGATAGTTGACCAGTCAATAAAAAGTAGTAATAACAGTAACACATTGGTGGTGGTGGcatga
- the LOC123906667 gene encoding putative glutamine amidotransferase GAT1_2.1: MSSNLSIILPRVLIVSRRTLRKNKFVDFVGEYHLDLIVAYGAVPVIVPRVSGVCTLLNSFEPIHGVLLCEGEDIDPSWYEQDNTTCTLSHEELEEIKKLHSSDTNIDKEKDSIELSLAKLCLERNIPYLGICRGSQVLNVASGGTLYRDISKQLWKNCESNYVMHINYDDYDGHRHAIKVVKNTPLYDWFKDSLKNEGMDEILVNSYHHQGVNRLAQRFVPMAFANDGLIEGFYDPCAYNPDEGKFIMGLQFHPERMRKPNSDDFDYPGCPFVYKEFVKAVIVYQKRLNILTSVPKPMKLNKEMKNKRNKIIMRSFSLAKNLYTTGRGKCSSKHSEFEIIAEFLESNTSLSVQQENRLKQMGATVRNGGLYVERLKLNEEREKMANNVMEKMALEQLSDLLSFYQNMGKICSQILERKLNA, from the exons ATGTCTTCCAATCTCTCTATCATTCTTCCTCGTGTTCTAATTGTTTCAAGACGAACCCTTCGTAAGAACAAGTTCGTTGATTTTGTCG gTGAATATCATCTTGATCTTATAGTAGCATATGGTGCCGTACCCGTAATTGTTCCTCGTGTTTCGGGGGTATGCACGTTGTTAAACAGTTTTGAACCAATTCACGGTGTTCTTCTATGTGAAGGAGAAGACATAGATCCTTCATGGTATGAACAAGATAACACAACATGCACTCTTTCACATGAAGagttagaagaaataaaaaagctTCATTCAAGTGACACAAACATTGACAAAGAAAAAGACTCAATTGAATTAAGCCTAGCAAAGCTTTGTCTTGAAAGAAACATTCCTTACTTAGGAATTTGTAGAGGTTCACAAGTCCTTAATGTTGCTTCTGGGGGTACCCTTTATAGGGACATATCAAAACAGCTTTGGAAAAATTGTGAGAGTAATTATGTGATGCATATAAACTATGATGATTACGATGGTCATAGACATGCTATTAAGGTTGTTAAGAACACACCTTTGTATGATTGGTTTAAGGATTCTTTGAAAAATGAGGGAATGGATGAGATTTTGGTTAATAGCTATCATCACCAAGGTGTTAACAGATTGGCACAACGTTTTGTACCAATGGCTTTTGCAAATGATGGTTTAATTGAAGGGTTTTATGACCCTTGTGCTTATAATCCAGATGAGGGTAAGTTTATTATGGGGTTGCAATTTCACCCGGAGCGTATGAGAAAACCTAATTCAGATGATTTTGATTACCCTGGATGCCCATTTGTTTACAAG GAATTTGTGAAGGCAGTGATTGTTTATCAAAAAAGGCTGAATATTTTAACATCAGTGCCAAAACCTATGAAACTAAATAAGGAAATGAAGAACAAAAGGAATAAGATTATAATGCGTAGCTTTTCACTTGCAAAAAATCTATACACAACCGGCCGTGGAAAATGTTCTTCCAAACATTCGGAATTTGAAATTATAGCTGAATTTCTCGAG TCAAATACAAGTTTAAGTGTGCAACAAGAGAATCGGTTAAAGCAAATGGGAGCAACAGTTAGGAATGGAGGGTTATATGTTGAGAGATTGAAGTTGAATGAGGAAAGAGAAAAAATGGCAAATAATGTAATGGAGAAAATGGCTCTGGAGCAATTATCTGACCTACTTTCTTTCTACCAGAATATGGGGAAAATTTGTTCTCAAATATTGGAAAGAAAGCTAAATGCATGA
- the LOC123906668 gene encoding RAB11-binding protein RELCH-like, with protein MEEVEKKSSLCNCVVNFLLEENYILTAFELLHELLDDGRIDQSIRLQQFFSDPSRFSPNQISRFNSLSLADPQTLLQNKEEAEEKLAITDYELRLAQEDITKLKDELQTKTEYDDVDDDAIIKSSTDVSLNRDGDELQTEQQQKKGNNQSSFTDLGPVKDTERRDLNCAVKEYLLIAGYRLTAMTFYEEVTDQNLDIWQNTNASISDALRHYYYQYLSSNSEAAEEKIAQVRENEALFKENQSLNEEKESLLKGKDLADAQIRALTKSLGALQEDLKQKEKMVQVLKKSLENQRKELHDSRVQISNLKIHTERFNSGNNLVINDANNVLPESLDKYKEEIKKLQMEIGWLKEKSRGASEHGNFDSSGNELMQTEDKVIEMLEDQGAISRSVNAALDVVRNEDVQSPALQTLNEFADKHTDSQLDLFNPAHTNTAFEIVENVSEKNGGKQEGDSSLHAKPESVNDEAIFEKMGLRTIQILADALPKIVPYVLINHREELLPLMMCAIEYHPDGRTRDSLTHTLFNLIKRPDEQQRRIIMDACVSLAKNVGEMRTETELLPQCWEQINHMYEERRLLVAQSCGELAEFVRPEIRDSLILSIVQQLIEDSATIVREAAAHNLAKLLPLFPNVDKYFKVEELMFQLICDPSGVVVESTLKKLVPAVIKWGNKLDHVLGVLLSHICSSAQHCPPLSAVEGCIESHLHMLGERERWNIDVLLRMLVELLSLVHQKAIETCPLSSTLETTQLVFSITSLELYARGNVKWDSFEWMHVECFPKLIQLACLLPWKEDNLRSRISKFLLSVSERFGDTYVTCIMLPVFLTAIGDDADLTFFPSSIHSRIKGLRPRSAVSERLATSCVLPLLLAGVLGAPGKRKELADYSRKLLLEDNSKENRPAKHTLEIINAIRFICIYEENHGMIFEILWEMVVSSNMNMKITAAKLLKVLVPYIDAKVASTHALPALVTLGSEQDLDVKCASIDAFGAVAQHFKNETIVDKIRVQMGAFIEDGSHEATIAVIHALVVAVPHTTEQLRDYLLSKIAQLTAVPVTTSTDLKLRQERANAFCEAIRALDATDLSANSIRDYLVPAIQNLLKDLDALDPAHKEALEIIMKERSGTSYKGMGSHVGIASSMSNFFGGGEGGLRGKKDGTELMSERAVSAKDIVPQQPVEDTRFRRIMLGHFGDILRGKEKTPDKTQN; from the exons ATGGAGGAGGTTGAGAAGAAATCATCACTATGCAATTGCGTTGTTAACTTTCTATTAGAAGAAAATTACATTCTAACTGCATTTGAACTTCTTCACGAACTTCTCGACGATGGACGAATCGATCAATCTATTCGTCTCCAACAATTCTTCTCCGATCCTTCTCGTTTCTCTCCCAATCAAATCTCTCGCTTCAATTCCCTCTCAC TGGCAGATCCTCAAACACTACTACAAAACAAAGAAGAAGCTGAAGAAAAGTTAGCGATAACAGATTACGAACTTCGTTTGGCACAAGAAGACATCACAAAACTGAAAGACGAATTGCAAACCAAAACAGAatatgatgatgttgatgatgatgcaATTATCAAGTCAAGTACAGATGTTTCACTGAACCGTGATGGCGATGAGTTACAAActgaacaacaacaaaaaaaagggaATAATCAAAGTTCATTCACTGATTTAGGTCCAGTGAAGGATACTGAGCGTCGAGATCTCAATTGTGCTGTCAAGGAATATTTGCTTATTGCCGGTTATCGACTCACCGCAATGACATTTTATGAAGAG GTTACGGACCAGAACTTGGATATTTGGCAAAATACAAATGCATCAATATCAGATGCCTTGCGTCATTATTATTATCAGTATCTTTCATCAAACTCAGAGGCTGCAGAg GAAAAAATTGCCCAAGTTAGAGAAAATGAAGCATTGTTTAAGGAAAATCAGAGCCTGAATGAAGAAAAGGAGAGCTTGTTGAAGGGCAAAGATTTGGCAGATGCTCAAATAAGGGCATTAACTAAATCCTTGGGTGCACTTCAGGAAGATCTTAAGCAGAAAGAGAAAATG GTTCAAGTTTTAAAGAAGTCCTTGGAGAATCAAAGAAAGGAGCTCCATGACAGTAGAGTTCAGATCAGTAATCTTAAAATACATACTGAAAGGTTCAATTCCGGAAATAATCTGGTTATTAATGATGCTAATAATGTTCTGCCCGAGTCTTTAGATAAGTACAAGgaagaaattaagaaattacaGATGGAAATTGGATGGTTGAAGGAAAAGAGTAGAGGAGCTTCAGAACATGGAAATTTTGACAGTTCTGGAAATGAACTTATGCAGACTGAAGACAAAGTTATTGAGATGCTTGAGGACCAAGGCGCAATTTCTCGTTCTGTTAATGCGGCATTGGATGTTGTACGCAATGAAGATGTTCAATCGCCGGCTCTTCAAACTCTTAATGAGTTTGCTGATAAACACACAGATTCACAACTAGATTTATTTAATCCTGCACATACAAACACTGCTTTTGAAATTGTTGAAAATGTCTCTGAGAAAAATGGTGGCAAGCAAGAAGGGGATAGCAGTTTACATGCTAAACCAGAAAGTGTAAATGATGAAGCAATATTTGAGAAGATG GGATTAAGAACCATTCAGATACTGGCAGATGCTTTGCCTAAAATTGTTCCTTATGTTCTCATCAACCACCGTGAG GAGCTCCTTCCTCTAATGATGTGTGCAATTGAGTACCACCCAGATGGAAGGACTCGAGATTCTTTGACCCACACATTATTTAACTTAATAAAGCGTCCTGATGAACAACAGAGACGAATAATAATGGAT GCATGTGTCAGCCTTGCAAAGAATGTTGGAGAGATGAGAACAGAAACAGAATTGCTTCCTCAGTGCTGGGAACAA ATAAATCACATGTATGAGGAACGTAGACTGCTCGTTGCTCAATCATGTGGAGAGCTTGCAGAATTTGTACGCCCTGAGATTCGCGATTCTCTTATTTTATCAATTGTGCAACAACTAATAGAAGATTCTGCCACTATTGTTCGAGAGGCTGCTGCTCATAATTTGGCTAAGCTGCTTCCGCTTTTCCCAAACGTGGATAAATATTTCAAG GTGGAGGAGCTGATGTTCCAATTGATATGTGATCCCTCAGGAGTGGTGGTGGAAAGTACTCTCAAGAAATTGGTTCCTGCAGTTATAAAGTGGGGAAACAAATTAGACCACGTTTTGGGGGTTTTACTCTCTCATATTTGCAGCTCTGCTCAG CACTGTCCACCTCTTTCTGCAGTTGAAGGGTGTATAGAGTCACATTTACATATGTTGGGGGAAAGAGAGCGCTGGAATATAGATGTTCTATTGAGAATGCTGGTCGAGTTGCTTTCTTTGGTGCACCAAAAAGCCATTGAAACATGCCCCTTATCATCCACCTTAGAAACTACGCAACTTGTGTTTTCTATCACATCGCTTGAATTATATGCAAG GGGAAATGTTAAATGGGATTCATTTGAATGGATGCATGTTGAGTGCTTTCCTAAATTGATACAGTTGGCTTGCTTGTTACCATGGAAAGAAGATAATTTGCGAAGCCGAATTTCAAAG TTTCTGTTATCTGTTTCTGAAAGGTTTGGGGATACCTATGTGACATGCATAATGCTACCTGTATTTTTAACAGCAATTGGGGATGATGCCGATTTGACATTTTTTCCTAGTTCCATTCATTCAAGAATTAAAG GTTTGAGGCCAAGATCTGCTGTTTCCGAGAGACTCGCTACATCTTGTGTCTTACCACTTCTGTTAGCTGGTGTTTTGGGTGCACCTGGAAAGCGCAAAGAATTAGCTGATTACTCGAGAAAGTTGCTACTTGAAGACAATTCCAAGGAAAATCGACCAGCCAAGCACACCCTTGAAATTATTAATGCTATCCGATTCATTTG CATATATGAAGAAAACCATGGTATGATATTTGAGATACTGTGGGAAATGGTTGTTAGCTCTAACATGAACATGAAAATAACTGCTGCCAAACTTCTCAAAGTTCTT GTGCCATATATTGATGCAAAGGTTGCTTCAACTCATGCTTTGCCTGCCTTAGTCACTCTTGGATCTGAACAAGACCTTGATGTGAAATGCGCCAGCATTGATGCATTTGGTGCTGTTGCTCAACACTTCAAAAATGAGACG ATAGTTGACAAGATACGCGTTCAAATGGGTGCTTTTATTGAAGATGGATCCCATGAAGCTACTATTGCTGTAATTCATGCGTTGGTGGTTGCAGTACCTCATACAACAGAACAACTTAGAGATT ATCTTTTGTCCAAGATTGCTCAACTTACAGCTGTGCCAGTTACTACTTCAACTGATTTGAAGCTTCGGCAAGAAAGAGCGAATGCATTTTGCGAGGCAATCCGTGCTCTGGATGCTACAG ATCTTTCTGCAAATAGTATTAGAGACTACCTCGTGCCTGCTATACAAAATCTTTTGAAAGACTTGGATGCACTGGATCCAGCGCACAAAGAAGCCCTTGAGATTATTATGAAGGAAAGATCAGGGACAAGTTATAAGGGGATGGGATCCCATGTTGGGATTGCATCATCAATGAGCAACTTCTTTGGTGGTGGTGAGGGTGGCTTGCGTGGTAAGAAAGACGGCACAGAACTGATGTCAGAAAGAGCTGTGTCTGCCAAGGATATTGTGCCACAACAACCAGTAGAGGACACTAGATTCAGACGCATCATGCTGGGACATTTTGGTGACATACTTCGTGGCAAGGAAAAAACACCAGATAAAACTCAGAACTAA
- the LOC123906670 gene encoding putative nuclease HARBI1, whose product MDREMVVDNGDSVNNDDLINDINQVKSQLKQITNVKMGYEIQLLNVLMEDIDKRQRICVVVLLCHIVRALHLLEIILPRHARNPTIRDHYEKERRRVQLMTHLVQTERCRDIIRMSPAAFMKLCEKLRSTGIVKDSTKATIEEQVAKFLHIVGHNVKNRTVSFFFHRSGETVSRHFHNVLRAIISLVDEFIVQPTGAEVPPEILHNPRFFPFFKDCIGAIDGTHSRVKVRRADAPRFRGRKEYTTQNVFAACSFDMKFTYVLSGWEGTASDSRILKDALSREDSLLIPEGKYYLGDAGFPLKGGILTPYRGVRYHLKEYSARGPQNHKELFNLRHSSLRNVIERTFGVLKKRFPIIGGGNEPYYSFPVMTDIFIACCILHNYLMGVDVDNQIIDEVDQELQQRDIDRSSTNQRDEDYRQGANIRENVSTGMWNEYPL is encoded by the exons ATGGATAGAGAAATGGTTGTTGACAATGGGGATAGTGTGAACAATGATGATTTGATCAATGACATTAATCAAGTGAAGTCACAGCTAAAACAAATTACTAATGTGAAGATGGGTTATGAAATCCAACTGCTGAATGTTTTGATGGAAGACATAGATAAGAGGCAGCGTATATGCGTTGTAGTTTTGTTGTGTCATATTGTCCGTGCATTGCATTTGTTGGAAATCATATTGCCAAGGCATGCTCGTAATCCTACTATTCGTGATCATTATGAGAAGGAGCGTAGACGTGTTCAATTAATGACACATTTAGTACAAACTGAAAGATGTCGAGACATCATCCGCATGAGTCCTGCAGCATTTATGAAATTATGTGAAAAATTGAGGTCCACTGGTATAGTAAAGGATTCCACAAAAGCAACTATTGAGGAGCAAGTTGCTAAGTTCTTGCACATTGTTGGACATAATGTTAAAAATCGAACAGTGTCTTTCTTTTTTCATCGTTCGGGAGAAACAGTAAGTCGTCATTTCCACAATGTGTTACGGGCTATAATATCTTTAGTAGATGAGTTCATTGTTCAGCCCACTGGTGCAGAAGTACCTCCAGAAATACTTCACAATCCTAGATTCTTCCCtttttttaag gATTGCATTGGGGCTATAGATGGCACACATAGTCGTGTCAAGGTACGAAGAGCAGATGCCCCTCGATTTCGTGGAAGGAAAGAGTACACCACACAAAATGTTTTTGCTGCATGTAGCTTCGATATGAAATTCACATATGTGTTAAGTGGTTGGGAAGGAACAGCATCCGACTCTAGAATTTTAAAAGATGCTTTGTCTAGAGAAGATTCATTACTAATTCCTGAAG GGAAATATTACCTTGGGGATGCAGGATTTCCCTTAAAGGGAGGGATACTTACACCATATAGAGGTGTTCGTTACCATCTGAAGGAGTACTCAGCTAGAGGTCCCCAAAATCACAAAGAATTATTCAATCTTCGACACTCATCACTTCGAAATGTCATCGAGAGGACATTTGGTGTACTTAAGAAGAGATTTCCAATTATAGGTGGTGGTAATGAGCCATATTATTCGTTTCCCGTCATGACAGATATTTTCATCGCGTGTTGCATACTGCATAACTACTTGATGGGAGTTGATGTTGACAACCAAATCATAGATGAAGTTGATCAGGAATTGCAACAACGTGACATAGATCGAAGTTCCACGAATCAACGTGACGAAGATTATAGACAAGGAGCAAATATAAGAGAGAATGTTTCGACTGGAATGTGGAATGAATACCCGCTATAA
- the LOC123906671 gene encoding uncharacterized protein LOC123906671, giving the protein MSFSLFLILMIISVYLFFSCNFFQMKEDSKMMKGSQQPKDMMRWSEEMDLALLNALTEEAHKGNRHDGSWTSEAYNNVVELLRNTIGGHITKQHIKNRMKTLKENFGEAYDLFNSLSGFAWDPITRKFDAEEEVWDALIKEKPHAAKWKRMCIKNYDMMKDLFGVDRAKGKTSGTGKDKKKRWEKEREKEKEKEFIDLNDSFEDTGMRETESNYVDETPLSPSNFDAFSQGQSNQSNGTTANRGAKRKAHVVEPVESQYEKVSVGIDALAEAVKDGNNRSEKLYQVVERQVVVAERQVSVAERQVDIAEKELTIIQQSRPRHYSESDVWNVLTDLGINNNCKMDCYRFFCANEQKKRELFGVPPEMRLQVLIDMMAEANKK; this is encoded by the exons ATGTCATTCTCTTTATTTCTAATATTAATGATAATTAGTGTGTACCTATTTttttcatgtaatttttttcagATGAAAGAAGATTCAAAAATGATGAAGGGAAGTCAACAACCAAAGGACATGATGAGGTGGTCAGAAGAAATGGATCTAGCACTTTTGAATGCATTAACAGAAGAAGCACACAAAGGAAATAGGCATGATGGTTCTTGGACTTCTGAAGCTTACAACAATGTTGTTGAGTTGTTGAGAAACACAATTGGAGGTCATATTACAAAGCAACACATAAAGAATAGAATGAAGACACTAAAAGAGAACTTTGGTGAAGCGTATGATTTGTTCAATAGCTTGAGTGGTTTTGCATGGGATCCAATCACCCGAAAGTTTGATGCAGAGGAGGAAGTGTGGGATGCCTTGATAAAG GAAAAGCCACATGCTGCGAAGTGGAAGAGAATGTGTATCAAGAATTATGACATGATGAAAGATTTGTTTGGAGTAGATAGAGCTAAAGGAAAAACATCAGGAACTGGTAAGGATAAGAAGAAAAGGTGGGAGAAGGAAAgggaaaaggaaaaagaaaaagaatttattGACTTAAATGATAGTTTTGAGGATACAGGGATGCGTGAAACAGAATCAAACTATGTGGATGAAACACCTCTTTCTCCGTCGAACTTTGATGCATTCAGTCAAGGTCAATCTAACCAGTCAAATGGAACCACTGCAAATAGGGGTGCAAAGCGAAAGGCCCATGTTGTGGAACCCGTTGAGTCGCAATATGAGAAGGTTTCAGTTGGCATTGATGCATTAGCGGAGGCTGTCAAAGATGGTAACAATCGGTCTGAAAAGTTGTATCAAGTTGTAGAAAGACAAGTTGTTGTTGCTGAAAGACAAGTATCTGTGGCTGAAAGGCAAGTGGACATAGCTGAGAAGGAGCTAACCATCATCCAACAGAGTAGGCCTCGCCATTATAGTGAGTCTGATGTGTGGAATGTGCTAACCGATTTGGGCATCAACAATAATTGTAAAATGGATTGCTATCGCTTTTTCTGTGCAAatgaacaaaagaaaagagaacTATTTGGTGTCCCCCCTGAAATGCGCCTTCAAGTACTCATAGATATGATGGCAGAGGCTAACAAAAAATGA